In Vibrio alginolyticus NBRC 15630 = ATCC 17749, the sequence CGTGCAGCAAATCTATCACCAACGATACGTGGGACAATTCTCAGTAACGTGCCATACGTGACCTCTTCCAGCGCTGCGGTTTCTTTACCAACCAGCTTGACGTAAAACGTGCTGCTGTTGTTCAGTACCGCTTCGACATTTTCCTGAGTTAACAATGTTGGTCTTGAAACCACTTGAGCACTGCCTTTGGATTCCAATAAACGAATTTGAGCCAGCAAGTAATTTAGGTTGGTTGAATCAAGCAAGGACTTAAAGTTCTGTCCACTGCCGAGCGTCACATCCCCCGAATTCACATCACCTGTTGTTTTGATATCGACAATGCGGTTGTTTCCGACAGACACTCCTGCTCGCCAATCCACGCCTAACTGACTTAAATCGTTGGCACTGATATCGACAATCGATAGCGCGACTTCAATTCTTGATTGCGGCTGGTCTAATTGCGCGACCAGTTTACGATAGAGCGGTAATCGTGCTTGAGTATCACGAACGATAATCGCATTAAGGCCCGGCTCTGCTTCAACTGTTGCGCCACCATGAACTGAGGCGGTTTTATTACTTTTTACAGGCTTATCTGAACTGGTAACTTCTTTGCTAGACGCACTCGTCACTTGAGTTTGAACACCAGACACGACCCGTTTTAACACCGATGCGATGCCAGGGACCGTAATTGTCTGATCTCGATATGCAATTTCTCTATCCGTTGCAGAAGCGTACTTCAAAGGAATTATCTCAACGAATAATTCGTCGGTTGAATTCGATTTCTGCAGCAAGCGCGTTTCCAATGCCTCCGCCGTTTGTACCACTAAGTCGACATAACGTGGAGGACCCGCAAGATAGACTAACCCTTTGCTCTCAGCAGCTCTCCAACCATAACGAGAATCCCAAACGCCGGTGGAAATTAACGTACTGCGTAGCTCTCTAGCCGTAAGTAATTCCAATTGAAGTAAACGTGAGCGAGTTTCTGTCGCCTTATAGACATGTAAGACGGCTCCATCGAAATACCACATCAAGTTGTACACTTGCGATAAGTAATCGAGGAATTCCGCCGGATCTTCAGGGGTAAAACGCCCATTCACTCGATCGTTGACTTTGTCACTAACAGAAACCGAGATACGATAATTTGCACCGAAGTTATTCAACAACTCTTTTAATGAGTCGTTATCTGCATAGTAGCGGAACGGTTGTTCGGGCCAGTGTAAGTCTGTTGCTTGCGCGTATCCCAAAGGAACAACACTCACTGCGCATAACAATGCCTTTGTTGCAGCACGCCTAATGTTGGGAAAGATTTTTAGCATCATGGTAACCACACTGTATGGTTGATTGTGTGGTTCACGCGTGCTTGTTCCAGTAATGCAATGTAACGTTCGCATAAATTGACGTGCTTAGAAAGCAAAGCAGAGAACCGTTCCACCGAACAGTCCTCAACCCTTACTTTACTTTGCAAAATCAATTGCTGATCATCATTGGTTGTCAGTACGCCGCCATCCTCACGAATGGTTTTTAATGAGAGCTGCATGCAACGTTGTAACGCTTGTTCTTGTTGATAATCTAGATGCTCTTTAAACTGGAAGGGTAACGTCGCTTCCCATAAAATCCATGACGCATGTTGCTTGATGGTCAGTGATAACTGGTCAACCTCGATGTTGTAAGAACCATTTTCTGAGGCAATAAAATCCCCTACCTTTAGCGCTTCCGCTAAAGATTTCATCATCTTATCTAACATTTAACGCCCTATTTAGATCTGGCTGAGGTGATTGCAAGCCTGGCCGCACTGACCACTTTGAGTATCAAAATAGTAGTGATCGATATCACCAACAGTGTGCATGTTCTTGAACCATTGCCATACTTTCGCAACCGCATTTTGGTCGTTGTAAACCACATCGCATGCATCCCAAACTTCGTTCAGCTCAGGGGCTTCAAGTCGCACTTCCAAACACCAATTTTTCCAATCAGAAATAAATTGTTCGGTTGTAGAGGTGTACTCCGCGAACCCTTTCAGCTCGTCTAAAGACGGTTGCCACTTCTCAATTAACAAACGATGACATTCAATCACTTGCAACTGTTGTTCGCTTAACGTCCCAAGTTGCTTTTTAAGTTGATGCTGCTGGCTCTTAATAAGATCGAGTTGCTGTTGAACAAAGACGGCACTGGTGTCTTCCCCTGATAGCTTCGACCAATATTCCTTCTGAATATCGAGTTGATTGATAAGTTGTTCAACTTTAATCGAAGCATGAAGAGCACTTTGATCGACTTGTCGGTTAATCCACTCGTTGAGTGATAAATGGAAACAAAGCATCAACGTTTTTGGGACAGCCAAATTAAAGCGAAAGCCCAGACGAGAGTTGATGTAGTCCAGCCTTTGTTCGAACGTTGTGATTGTGCTGCTATCACTGAGCTGCGATCCAATTTCCAAAAATAAACGCATGGCAAACCGGTCTATCGAAGCACCAAGTTTTTGATACGTTTTAACTAACTGGCTAGCGCATAGGCTATCGACGACATTTCTATCCAACAAGCGTTGAAGTAAAGATAACTGCTCATAATTTATGACGCCTTCACTCAACAATTGTCGGTGATTGACGTGCACAACATTGAGATCCTGCGTAGGTTTCGAGGCGCTTTCATAACGAGCTCCTCTTTGTAAAACAGTCACTTTCCGCTGTGTCACTATGCTGTCTGGAAAAAGCGAACGGCGTCGCCAATGCTGCTTTTTCATTTATGTTCGTCTCCGCACCCCTTTCGAACAATCCAGAAAGAAAGAGATGTAATAATTTTTAATCGTTCGTTGTTACACGATACATAATAGAATTTACACTGGTGAGTGACTTTCAAAATTAGTCAGAAAATTTTAGTCCCAAGTCATTTCATTTCGCGATAGCCACTTGATCGTCTCCCGAACGTACGCGGCTTGGGGTCGTTCCAAAACGACGACGGTAACTCTGCGTAAAGTAAGACTGACTGGAAAACCCTGCCTCCATCGCCACATCTACGATGCTCATCTTGCTCGTCAACAGCAGTTTATGAGCATGCAGTAGTCGACGCTCACTGATCCAAGCTCTTGGAGAAATGCCATAGTGCTCATTAAAAAGCTCTTTAAAAGTGGTTAAGCTGGCACCAAACTCCTGCGCGTAGTCTGTCAACTTCCATTCTTTTAAGTAATGCTGTTCCATAAATCGACGTAACCGTTCCGACGTACGGTTTGTTTGTTGTGACAGCAACGCATACAGTGATTCTCCTCCTTTGCTGTGTAGCAAGAGAATGAGTAGTTCTTCGTATTTTAGGCACATAATGGCATCAGGGTACGCTTGTTGCTCAAGCGTCTGCATGCTAGAAAGCACTTGTTCAACGAGTATGTTCAAACCAAAAGTAAACAAACCAGAACAAACTTTGTCTACCTTAGGCAGCATCATCAAGAGATCACTGTGTTTTTGCAGCAACTGACTAACGAGTTCATTGTCGTAGGCAATGATCGACGCTTTGTATGCCCCATCTAGCGGAGAGTACTCTAACAAGTAATCCCCTTGGGATAGAAATACCCCATTTTCTGCAGCAACATCGATTGTGCAATCACCTGTTTGAACTCGAAGCTGACCATTGTGAACGACAACAATGTGAGACTGGTCTGAGTGAAATACTTCGTCAGATTTTTCATAGCAGGAAAAACTACGAATTTTTCGTGAACTCGAGTCGACCCTTTCTGAGTTTAGTTGGCCTGACACATCCATTTTCTACCCTTCATTATTTTGAGTTTCTCAGTGCAAATGTTGAGAAACTTTCAAAGCACTACTTTGATTGTTGTGATTTCTAAGTACTGCTGTATGAATTAAAGAAGCAAAGAAAAGAGCATAGAAGTTCTATCACTTACCATACCCCCCGAATAATTAGCGAATAACCCAAGCATTACCTTTACCTAAAGGTAAAAGTTTGACTTAGTAAATTTCTGCTGTCCGTCTTTATTATTTTTATCAGATAGCGTTTATCATTAGCCAAAACTTAAATATCATTTGGTTATTTAAGTTTGGTTGTTTTGTTATACATTAGAATACAATTAAATAGATTTCGGCATCGTTTCGAGAACAAAATTAAATTTCCAAAATCATAAAAATGTATGTTTTATAGCCTAAAACGCCAAGCCAACGTGTTCAAGGAGCGAGATATAATCATAAAAAATACTGTTTTTGCAACAAGTATGAGTCTAAAAAACAACTGACCCGATGACTTCAAAGTCATGTAATTAATGTTTATAAAAGACAACAAATCTTTCACAAAAGGAAAGATATAGTCTTTATTTTATAAATTAGAAAATTCTAATAAAAATGTAGTACTTAAAATTTTATCTGTTTATTTTTGGAACAAGAATCAAGTTTTCTTGTTTATTTCCCTCTAAAAATAAATAGTTCTTTTCTTTTTCCGCAACGAGCTCACCGTTTGAATAAAGCTTTCCAATAATCTTCATTTTTCCTTCACCAGCTTGAATTGGTGCAATTAAAAACGAATACTGCACAGGCAACTGAACGCCTTGGTAGCTCTGAGATGCCGATTTAAAACATTGATTATCAATAATTTTACATATCTCCACTTCAAGAGAAGTAATCGAAGGTGGAAAGTAGCCGTCGACAGAAACCCAACCATAGACTGATGCCTGACTCTGTGTATCAAAGCCATCCACCCCATTGACGGACACAGTCTGACTGCACCCACTCAGTATGAATAACCCAATAAAACCAGCCCATATAGAATTGTTCATTATGACCCCATAAACGTATTTTATATAATCTAGCTCATTTGAAATTCACACAATTCTTTATGTAAAAATATAAAAGATCAACTTATATTTATACTACAAGCGGACAATAAATCGCATTTTTCAACAACACGTAGTTAACATGGACTGTAATTTCAAAAGCAGTTTCTGTTCTCTTTCATTCCTTCCTTAATTGAAGTTTATTAGAGAAAAATGATATTCATATATATCATTGCCATCGAGATATGCATCTGAACACATTTACTTTTGCCTTTCTATTTCTCTCAACACATTTAAAAGCCAAAATATAATAACAACCGACTAATATTGATAAACATGAAGAGATACATCTAATATTTTCCTTGATAAAATTTCAAAAGGGACTATTCCTATGTCAGCACGCCAAACTATCGATGAGATTTTGCTAAAGTTTGCTCATCAAATAGGCTTGCCTGCACTGCATCTAACGGAAAATGAAGTAAGCTTAGCCTTTGATGATAATCTAAGGGTGCATATCATCTTTCATCCTGAATCGACAACTCTGCAGCTCGAAGCTGAGATTGTTGGCCTTCAAATTGTAAATTCCGATCTTTATCGCTCTTTCTTGGCCTTTAATTATCACTGGCCTGAGCACCAGTTATTTTTTAGTTTAGATAACCACCGACATGTCCTATGTTTAAACCGACTCATTAACATTAGGCGACTGGATTACGAATATTTTGAAACAGCTTTAGCAGAATTGCTGACGCACAGCGAGTCGTGGGAAGCGTTATTGTCTTCTCATGTAACTATTGATAAGGCACCACCGATGCCACAAACTTTAGACTTGAGAGTTTAGGTGTCTTTATGTCCAATGACATCCAATCCACATACACCAATTCATCGGTTCATGACGTTCAACAAGCGCAGCAAAGTGATGCAGTGCCGCAAGGAACGTTTCATGGCCGTAAAGTCACCCTACTCTCCTCATCAGAAAGCAGTCTGATGCGAACAAGCTCTAAAAGAGAGCTTGGTGAATGTTTAAATCAATTTGCCAGTCTCGAATCTTGCAATCGCGTTTTGGACTTTGATCCACAACTCAATATTGACAAGCAAAACGCCGCCGTAGAAAAGCTTATGGAACGAAAAGTGGCGATAATTCAACGTTCCTGATATCACAATATAAGCAGGTTAAACATCTAAGGTAACCTTCAGCCGACAAGCTCACGCTAATACAAAACCCCGAAGATTCGGGGTTTTGATTCATACTGCTTTTTCTCTATTAATTACTTAGTTTCACTAGAAGAAGCCTAACGGGTCGATGCTGTAGCTAATCAGCAAGTTCTTAGTATTCTGGTAGTGATCCAGCATCATCTTGTGCGTTTCGCGCCCGATACCCGATTTTTTGTAACCACCGAACGCTGCGTGTGCAGGGTAAGCGTGGTAACAGTTAATCCAGATTCGACCAGCTTCAATATTACGGCCCATACGATATGCGACGTTCGCATCACGTGTCCAAACACCTGCGCCTAAGCCATATTCGGTGTCGTTTGCGATTTCCAACGCTTCAGCCTCATCTTTAAATTTGGTGATAGCAATCACTGGGCCAAAGATTTCTTCTTGGAAGATTCGCATCTTGTTGTGGCCTTCCAACATGGTTGGCTGAATGTAGTACCCCTGGTTGATAGACTCTGGCTGTTCTGACACTCCACCACCAAAGACCACTTTTGCGCCTTCTTCACGGCCGATTTCCAGGTAACTTAAAATCTTATCAAACTGTTCTTGAGAAGCCTGAGCACCAACTTGAGTATCGGTATCGAGCGGATTACCTTGTTTAATCAGATGTGCGCGTTCCGTCAGTTTCTCTACAAACTTGTCATAAATCGCTTCATGAACCAGTACGCGAGATGGACAGGTACAAACTTCACCTTGGTTGAAGAAACCAAGTAACGTACCTTCGATACACTTATCAAGATACTCATCTTCGTAATCGAAGATATCTGAGAAGTAGATGTTTGGAGATTTACCACCTAACTCAACTGTCGATGGGATCAAGTTGTCTGCTGCACATTTCAGAATGTGGTTGCCAACTTGCGTAGACCCGGTAAACGCGAGTTTCGCAATGCGGTTGCTGGTTGCTAATGCTTGACCCGCTTCAGAACCATATCCGTTTACAACGTTGATGACACCAGGAGGAAGAAGGTCACCGATTTTTTCCATCAGAACCAGAATGGATGTTGGGGTTTGCTCTGCTGGCTTCAATACCACACAGCAACCCGCCGCTAGTGCCGGTGCTAGTTTCCAAGCCGCCATCAACATTGGGAAGTTCCACGGAATTATTTGACCAACCACACCAATCGGTTCTGGGAAGTGGTAGCTTGCGGTGTGCTCATCCAGTTCTGCCGCACTGCCTTCTTGCGAGCGAATACAGCCAGCGAAGTAACGGAAGTGATCCACTACTAAAGGTAAATCTGCCGCCAAGGTTTCGCGAACTGGTTTGCCGTTTTCCCAAGTTTCTGCAACTGCAAGCTCTTCTAGATGCTGCTCAATACGGTCAGCAATTTTCAGCAAGATGTTCGAACGTTCTGTCACGCTGGTTTTGGCCCATTTTGCTCTGATGTTGTGCGCGGCATCCAGTGCTAAATTAATATCTTCCTCGCCAGAGCGAGCAACTTTACAATACGCTTGTCCGTTGATTGGTGAGATATTGTCAAAGTACTCACCACCCGTTGGTTTTACCCATTCCCCACCGATAAAGTTATCGTAATGCGATTTAAAGTTAACAATG encodes:
- the exsC gene encoding type III secretion system regulatory chaperone ExsC — protein: MSARQTIDEILLKFAHQIGLPALHLTENEVSLAFDDNLRVHIIFHPESTTLQLEAEIVGLQIVNSDLYRSFLAFNYHWPEHQLFFSLDNHRHVLCLNRLINIRRLDYEYFETALAELLTHSESWEALLSSHVTIDKAPPMPQTLDLRV
- the sctC gene encoding type III secretion system outer membrane ring subunit SctC, which translates into the protein MMLKIFPNIRRAATKALLCAVSVVPLGYAQATDLHWPEQPFRYYADNDSLKELLNNFGANYRISVSVSDKVNDRVNGRFTPEDPAEFLDYLSQVYNLMWYFDGAVLHVYKATETRSRLLQLELLTARELRSTLISTGVWDSRYGWRAAESKGLVYLAGPPRYVDLVVQTAEALETRLLQKSNSTDELFVEIIPLKYASATDREIAYRDQTITVPGIASVLKRVVSGVQTQVTSASSKEVTSSDKPVKSNKTASVHGGATVEAEPGLNAIIVRDTQARLPLYRKLVAQLDQPQSRIEVALSIVDISANDLSQLGVDWRAGVSVGNNRIVDIKTTGDVNSGDVTLGSGQNFKSLLDSTNLNYLLAQIRLLESKGSAQVVSRPTLLTQENVEAVLNNSSTFYVKLVGKETAALEEVTYGTLLRIVPRIVGDRFAARPEINLSLHLEDGAKIADGGVDDLPSVRKTEISTLATVKQGQSLLIGGVYRDEVSHQLRKVPLLGDIPYLGALFRSNTNTKRRTVRMFILEPRIVVDGIGDSVLIGNEYDLRPSIGKLNNISNNSAEFKSVVEVYSCTSRVQAERYQQDLLSQQKSSQLTQCRLPTGQKGWRVKVLECDDSQSECVRPSEES
- a CDS encoding AraC family transcriptional regulator; this translates as MDVSGQLNSERVDSSSRKIRSFSCYEKSDEVFHSDQSHIVVVHNGQLRVQTGDCTIDVAAENGVFLSQGDYLLEYSPLDGAYKASIIAYDNELVSQLLQKHSDLLMMLPKVDKVCSGLFTFGLNILVEQVLSSMQTLEQQAYPDAIMCLKYEELLILLLHSKGGESLYALLSQQTNRTSERLRRFMEQHYLKEWKLTDYAQEFGASLTTFKELFNEHYGISPRAWISERRLLHAHKLLLTSKMSIVDVAMEAGFSSQSYFTQSYRRRFGTTPSRVRSGDDQVAIAK
- a CDS encoding YscW family type III secretion system pilotin; translated protein: MNNSIWAGFIGLFILSGCSQTVSVNGVDGFDTQSQASVYGWVSVDGYFPPSITSLEVEICKIIDNQCFKSASQSYQGVQLPVQYSFLIAPIQAGEGKMKIIGKLYSNGELVAEKEKNYLFLEGNKQENLILVPKINR
- the exsE2 gene encoding T3SS regulon translocated regulator ExsE2 codes for the protein MSNDIQSTYTNSSVHDVQQAQQSDAVPQGTFHGRKVTLLSSSESSLMRTSSKRELGECLNQFASLESCNRVLDFDPQLNIDKQNAAVEKLMERKVAIIQRS
- a CDS encoding YscB family type III secretion system chaperone, whose protein sequence is MLDKMMKSLAEALKVGDFIASENGSYNIEVDQLSLTIKQHASWILWEATLPFQFKEHLDYQQEQALQRCMQLSLKTIREDGGVLTTNDDQQLILQSKVRVEDCSVERFSALLSKHVNLCERYIALLEQARVNHTINHTVWLP
- the exaC gene encoding acetaldehyde dehydrogenase ExaC; this translates as MIYAQPGSENAIVNFKSHYDNFIGGEWVKPTGGEYFDNISPINGQAYCKVARSGEEDINLALDAAHNIRAKWAKTSVTERSNILLKIADRIEQHLEELAVAETWENGKPVRETLAADLPLVVDHFRYFAGCIRSQEGSAAELDEHTASYHFPEPIGVVGQIIPWNFPMLMAAWKLAPALAAGCCVVLKPAEQTPTSILVLMEKIGDLLPPGVINVVNGYGSEAGQALATSNRIAKLAFTGSTQVGNHILKCAADNLIPSTVELGGKSPNIYFSDIFDYEDEYLDKCIEGTLLGFFNQGEVCTCPSRVLVHEAIYDKFVEKLTERAHLIKQGNPLDTDTQVGAQASQEQFDKILSYLEIGREEGAKVVFGGGVSEQPESINQGYYIQPTMLEGHNKMRIFQEEIFGPVIAITKFKDEAEALEIANDTEYGLGAGVWTRDANVAYRMGRNIEAGRIWINCYHAYPAHAAFGGYKKSGIGRETHKMMLDHYQNTKNLLISYSIDPLGFF
- a CDS encoding T3SS regulon anti-activator ExsD domain-containing protein; translated protein: MKKQHWRRRSLFPDSIVTQRKVTVLQRGARYESASKPTQDLNVVHVNHRQLLSEGVINYEQLSLLQRLLDRNVVDSLCASQLVKTYQKLGASIDRFAMRLFLEIGSQLSDSSTITTFEQRLDYINSRLGFRFNLAVPKTLMLCFHLSLNEWINRQVDQSALHASIKVEQLINQLDIQKEYWSKLSGEDTSAVFVQQQLDLIKSQQHQLKKQLGTLSEQQLQVIECHRLLIEKWQPSLDELKGFAEYTSTTEQFISDWKNWCLEVRLEAPELNEVWDACDVVYNDQNAVAKVWQWFKNMHTVGDIDHYYFDTQSGQCGQACNHLSQI